GTACGCGGCGGCGGCCCGTGAGTCCGAAGACGCCCTCGGTGAGGACGTGGCCGGGGATTCGATCGCGACGTCGATTCGGGGTTCCCTGGGTTGAGTTTCGACTCAGGCCTCGGCTGTGGTCGCTGTCTGGTCCCGGGTGGGATCAATCGAGGTGGAGAGCGCCGCGTCTCGGCAGCAGCGACTGGCTGTTGTCGGTGTGCAGCAGGCTGGCGGTAGCCAGCCCGGGTGCCGGGTCCAGTGCGCCGAGCGCAGACGCCAGGTGGGCCGCCGCACCGATGCCCACCGACCCCTCGAGTAGCGAGGTCACCACGACGGTCAGGCCGGCTTCGGAGGCGGTCCGGGCCGCGGCGGCGGTCACCAACGGTCCACCCATGGCGGACGGCTTGAGCACCACGACGTCGGCGCTGACCAGACTGATGGCCCGGTCGAGATCCTCCTGGGTGGTGATGGACTCATCCACGGCCAACGGGATCGGCGACGTGGCCCGGACGGCTGCCAGGGCGTCGAGACCGGACACCGGTTCCTCCACGAACTCGATCTCTAGGTCGGCGAGGCGTTCCAGGTGACGGGGGGCCTCGTCGATCGTCCAACCACCGTTGGCGTCGATCCGTAGACGGGCGTCACCAATGGCGTCCCGGACGGCTTTCAAGCGGGCCAGGTCGGCCTCGAACAGACCGGCAGCGACCTTCACCTTGACCGTTCGGTGTCCGAGGGCGACGGCGGAAGCGGCGGCTGCTGCTGCCTCGTCTGGAGTGGCGCCAACCACCAGTTTCGAAACGGGCACGACGCCGGGACTCCCGGGAGCC
This genomic stretch from Acidimicrobiales bacterium harbors:
- the menC gene encoding o-succinylbenzoate synthase, translated to MITDFTDLEPPDVREIGVDRVALAYRSPMVTAHGTISQRNVVVLTLVDAEGRTGRGEAAPLTAFTPETVDGAERALRRWADDGAEPTGSPTARAAIDGALLDLAAKAAERPLHDLLAPGSPGVVPVSKLVVGATPDEAAAAAASAVALGHRTVKVKVAAGLFEADLARLKAVRDAIGDARLRIDANGGWTIDEAPRHLERLADLEIEFVEEPVSGLDALAAVRATSPIPLAVDESITTQEDLDRAISLVSADVVVLKPSAMGGPLVTAAAARTASEAGLTVVVTSLLEGSVGIGAAAHLASALGALDPAPGLATASLLHTDNSQSLLPRRGALHLD